The Haloarchaeobius amylolyticus genome window below encodes:
- the guaA gene encoding glutamine-hydrolyzing GMP synthase, whose amino-acid sequence MVDTDEFIPEAVAEIQEEIGDSKAIIALSGGVDSSVAAALAYEAIGDNLVPIYVDTGLMRKGETEQIRETFDYMHSLDIVEAQDRFLDALEGVTDPEEKREIIGEQFIREFEREAKAVDAEYLVQGTIYPDRIESEGGIKSHHNVGGLPEVMDFEGIVEPVRDLYKDEVREVARAMGLEEVVSERMPFPGPGLAVRVIGEITEEKLEVARESNHIIEEELEEYDPWQALAAVIGKATGVKGDNRVHGWVVSVRSVESRDGMTARAQNIDWETLQRIQSRITGTNDNVARVVYDVTHKPPATIEYE is encoded by the coding sequence ATGGTAGACACAGACGAGTTCATCCCCGAAGCAGTCGCAGAGATACAGGAGGAAATCGGCGATTCGAAGGCCATCATCGCCCTCTCGGGCGGTGTGGACTCCTCGGTCGCGGCCGCGCTGGCCTACGAGGCCATCGGCGACAACCTCGTGCCCATCTACGTGGACACGGGCCTGATGCGCAAGGGCGAGACCGAGCAGATCCGCGAGACGTTCGACTACATGCACTCGCTGGACATCGTCGAGGCACAGGACCGCTTCCTCGACGCGCTGGAGGGCGTCACCGACCCCGAGGAGAAGCGCGAGATCATCGGCGAGCAGTTCATCCGCGAGTTCGAGCGCGAGGCGAAGGCGGTCGACGCGGAGTACCTCGTGCAGGGGACCATCTACCCCGACCGTATCGAGTCCGAGGGCGGCATCAAGTCCCACCACAACGTCGGCGGGCTGCCCGAGGTCATGGACTTCGAGGGCATCGTCGAGCCGGTCCGCGACCTCTACAAGGACGAGGTCCGCGAGGTCGCCCGCGCGATGGGCCTCGAGGAGGTCGTCTCCGAGCGCATGCCGTTCCCCGGCCCCGGCCTCGCCGTGCGCGTCATCGGCGAGATCACCGAGGAGAAACTGGAGGTCGCCCGCGAGTCGAACCACATCATCGAGGAGGAACTCGAGGAGTACGACCCGTGGCAGGCCCTCGCGGCCGTCATCGGCAAGGCGACCGGCGTCAAGGGCGACAACCGCGTCCACGGCTGGGTCGTCTCGGTCCGCTCCGTGGAGTCCCGCGACGGCATGACCGCCCGCGCCCAGAACATCGACTGGGAGACGCTCCAGCGCATCCAGTCCCGCATCACCGGGACGAACGACAACGTCGCCCGCGTGGTCTACGACGTAACGCACAAACCGCCGGCGACCATCGAGTACGAGTGA